A window from Rhizosphaericola mali encodes these proteins:
- a CDS encoding SusC/RagA family TonB-linked outer membrane protein encodes MESAVNSIAKKANIRLVYEKQIWKNTGYITVSFKNVTLKSILDKIFENTSVIYETINDQFIVLKTQNRLNNTSFIDNTKTTKINQSGFLIEGTVVDEQNTPLSGVNIRVKDGSQSAISNERGYYNIGISKPGVTLIFSFVGYQTKEQVVYSMSTLNETMQSDPANLDAIVVIGYGTTTKRLSTGAQSGIGAVDIAKQPVTNVLQALEGRLPGVFITQTNGLPGAGINVQIRGSNSLSKSNRPLYIIDGIPYLSSPINTATGTSNVLPSAEGNTSPLNTINPADIENIEVLKDADATAIYGSRGANGVVLITTKKGKEGNTKFNATISNGISKVAHFVPMLGLSEYLRLRELAFSNGSMPSSTPTNTTAPDLTLWDTTQSTDWQKKLLGNTAHTFDATSSISGGNRQTNFYLSGTYHREGNVFPGSQHYERGGMNLNLNHSSNDQRFNLNFTAMYSADKNNITTTDLAGYAYSLPPNFPLYNNDGSLYWLPGTIGSLPNPLGYLNQTNDNKTSNLMGNLGLKYTIVKGLDVKSSFGYSKTDMDQTTLRPLTSLSAAYSVPTSGTSSFSYNYTNNYIVEPQITYHSEFGKNEINLLAGGTYQYSKSRQPYYILASGFASDDFLTNISSATSVSTYSSSQDYKYTSVLGRINYNYNRKYIANFNIRRDGSSRFGPNNKFGNFGSLGAAWLFSEESLLKNNIHWLSFGKLRGSYGIVGSDDIGNYQYLETYSTYSYVYNGVSGLNPTRIANSNFKWEETRKLEIGLELGFLKDRISINTSYYRNRTSNQLLNFPLSSQTGFTTYQSNLPAKVQNAGWEFSLNSTNIKKKEFSWTTSFNISRNRNKLLSFPNIENTSYYSSYVVGNPITAYYLYQFAGIDPSTNLPSFTSFLNGGTTGSPTTGLVATKRGDRYYVGTSLPSFFGGLTNSITYKNLSLDFTFQFVKQKGRSLASASYYPPGYLNNMSSDVVNNYLGLGNEYDLVTAGLSTTKGRAAYRGYSYYTGSDATVVDASFIRMKNISLSYTLPNALLKKINSQMIRIFVQGQNIFTITKYKGFDPESQGVVTPPLRTIVTGIQLTF; translated from the coding sequence ATGGAATCAGCGGTAAATTCCATAGCGAAAAAGGCAAATATTCGATTAGTGTATGAAAAACAAATCTGGAAAAATACAGGTTATATCACAGTATCATTCAAAAACGTTACACTTAAGTCTATACTAGATAAAATATTCGAAAATACTTCTGTTATTTATGAGACTATAAATGATCAATTTATAGTTTTGAAAACTCAAAATAGACTCAATAACACTTCTTTCATTGACAATACAAAGACCACTAAAATAAATCAAAGTGGTTTTTTAATTGAAGGAACCGTTGTAGATGAACAAAATACCCCCCTTTCTGGGGTGAATATTCGAGTAAAGGATGGCTCACAAAGTGCTATCAGCAATGAAAGAGGTTACTATAATATAGGTATTTCTAAACCCGGAGTAACGCTTATATTTTCTTTTGTTGGATATCAAACAAAAGAACAGGTTGTTTATAGTATGTCAACCTTAAATGAAACTATGCAATCCGATCCCGCTAATTTGGATGCAATAGTAGTCATTGGATATGGTACAACGACTAAAAGGTTGAGTACTGGTGCACAGTCGGGGATTGGTGCAGTTGACATAGCGAAACAACCTGTAACTAATGTACTTCAAGCTCTAGAAGGACGTCTTCCAGGAGTTTTTATAACGCAAACAAATGGTTTGCCTGGAGCTGGTATAAACGTTCAGATAAGAGGATCTAATTCGTTAAGTAAAAGTAATAGGCCCCTGTATATTATTGATGGAATACCCTATCTATCCTCTCCTATAAATACTGCAACAGGTACAAGCAATGTACTTCCTTCTGCAGAAGGAAATACGAGTCCTTTAAATACCATTAATCCTGCTGATATAGAAAATATTGAGGTATTAAAAGATGCGGATGCCACAGCTATTTATGGGTCAAGAGGAGCGAATGGTGTGGTTCTGATTACCACTAAAAAAGGTAAGGAGGGCAATACAAAATTTAATGCCACTATTTCAAATGGAATTTCTAAAGTAGCACACTTTGTTCCTATGTTAGGACTATCGGAGTATTTACGATTAAGAGAGCTTGCTTTTTCTAATGGCTCCATGCCATCCTCTACTCCAACGAATACAACAGCACCTGATTTAACACTCTGGGATACTACACAAAGTACAGATTGGCAGAAGAAACTATTAGGGAATACAGCACATACATTTGATGCAACTTCTAGCATTTCTGGCGGAAATAGACAAACAAATTTCTATTTAAGCGGTACTTACCATAGAGAGGGAAATGTATTTCCAGGTAGTCAACATTATGAAAGAGGAGGTATGAATTTGAACTTAAATCACTCATCCAATGATCAAAGATTTAATTTGAATTTTACGGCTATGTATTCAGCGGACAAAAATAATATAACAACCACTGATCTTGCTGGATATGCCTATAGCTTACCTCCAAATTTTCCGCTTTATAATAATGATGGTAGTCTGTATTGGTTACCAGGCACAATTGGTAGCTTACCTAATCCGCTAGGATATTTAAATCAAACAAATGATAACAAAACGTCAAATTTGATGGGGAACCTTGGCTTGAAGTATACCATTGTAAAAGGTTTAGATGTTAAATCTTCATTTGGTTATAGCAAGACTGATATGGACCAGACAACCTTACGACCATTAACGTCTTTAAGTGCTGCTTATTCGGTCCCCACGTCAGGAACGTCTTCATTTAGCTATAATTATACGAATAACTATATCGTAGAACCGCAAATTACTTATCATTCTGAGTTTGGTAAAAATGAAATTAATTTACTAGCTGGGGGTACTTATCAGTATTCTAAATCAAGACAACCTTATTATATACTAGCTTCTGGATTTGCCTCTGATGACTTTCTAACCAATATATCTTCTGCAACTTCTGTATCAACATACAGTTCCTCTCAAGACTACAAATATACTTCCGTATTAGGAAGAATAAACTATAATTACAATAGAAAATATATTGCTAATTTTAATATTAGAAGAGATGGGTCCTCTAGATTTGGACCAAATAATAAATTCGGTAATTTTGGTTCTTTAGGCGCCGCATGGTTATTTTCAGAAGAATCTCTTTTAAAAAACAACATTCATTGGTTAAGTTTTGGTAAATTAAGAGGTAGCTACGGTATTGTAGGTAGTGATGATATCGGTAATTATCAATACTTAGAAACATATTCTACGTACTCATACGTTTATAATGGAGTTTCTGGGCTTAATCCAACGCGTATCGCAAATAGTAATTTCAAATGGGAGGAAACTAGAAAACTTGAGATTGGATTGGAACTCGGATTTTTAAAGGATCGAATTTCAATTAACACCTCTTATTATAGAAATAGAACAAGCAACCAACTTTTAAACTTCCCTCTCAGTAGCCAGACAGGATTTACAACCTATCAGAGTAATCTACCAGCAAAAGTGCAAAATGCAGGTTGGGAATTTAGCTTAAATAGTACAAATATTAAAAAGAAAGAATTTTCATGGACTACATCTTTTAATATTTCCAGAAATAGAAACAAATTACTTTCTTTTCCTAATATAGAAAACACTTCCTACTATTCCTCTTATGTTGTAGGAAATCCAATTACAGCCTACTATCTATATCAATTTGCAGGAATAGATCCATCTACAAATCTACCAAGTTTCACTAGCTTTTTAAATGGGGGTACTACCGGGTCTCCAACAACTGGCTTAGTTGCGACGAAAAGAGGTGATAGGTATTATGTCGGTACGTCTCTCCCTAGTTTTTTTGGCGGATTAACAAATTCCATTACCTATAAGAATTTAAGTTTAGACTTTACCTTTCAGTTTGTAAAACAAAAAGGAAGAAGTCTTGCTAGTGCATCCTACTACCCTCCAGGTTATCTAAATAACATGTCTTCAGATGTTGTGAATAATTACCTTGGATTGGGCAATGAATATGACCTTGTTACCGCAGGGCTTTCCACAACAAAGGGTAGGGCTGCGTATCGTGGCTATTCCTACTATACAGGTTCAGACGCTACTGTAGTTGATGCCTCTTTTATAAGAATGAAAAATATAAGTTTATCTTACACACTTCCAAATGCACTACTTAAAAAAATTAATTCTCAAATGATTCGCATATTTGTGCAAGGTCAAAATATTTTCACTATTACAAAATATAAGGGTTTTGATCCTGAATCCCAAGGCGTTGTAACTCCTCCTCTCAGAACTATAGTAACAGGAATCCAACTCACATTTTAA
- a CDS encoding glycosyl hydrolase family 28 protein, protein MNFKLIVFVILSTLSLKKVSAQDGKAFNTSYYEGENFTDKSFGCKIDSSNFPYVGSGYLVMEGKGSYVEWNNIYNATAGDYTLLIKYANASGTNRSCKLIVNGIAFKDLDFTSHFEDWHYYWVERITIHLNAGINTIRLLATTSIGGPNIDNIAVSNDNGLCGPTGSKYHVKDYGAKGDGKTNDTQAIQAAVDACSDGGSVILSDGTYMSGQIKLKSNMTLWVDRSAILKGIQDNSMYPAIEPHADNANVWLPGILGGGGWELKEAFVYAEGAHNLTIAGGGIIDGNGDCPIWDHTKDETLRPMALYVAYSNNVKVANIDIVNSAMWNFVILECDTVRVDGININTSTYGVNKDGIDICDSHEVSITNSTILCQDDAICPKSGSAKGVHNMRINNITINGTTGNKIKFGTLTYGAFTNCLLQDIAINGSGRSGLCAISLQGLDGANFSNITFDKINLQTSANAFFLLHAAGKRGHRPKNAPSRIGSISNIQFSNLDFRNITENVGSCISGIKLEASIYKIKDITFNNVKVHSFKGGVTSIPKTPNEYNGNYPEYSVFGILPAWGYYIRYAERINFINSSQTVIPTDKRPAIVRVE, encoded by the coding sequence ATGAATTTTAAACTTATAGTTTTTGTTATTTTATCAACACTTTCATTAAAAAAAGTAAGTGCTCAAGATGGCAAAGCCTTTAATACATCCTATTACGAAGGTGAAAATTTTACAGATAAATCATTTGGTTGTAAAATTGACTCATCAAATTTTCCATATGTAGGATCGGGATATCTTGTTATGGAAGGAAAAGGTTCGTATGTCGAGTGGAATAATATATATAATGCAACAGCAGGAGATTATACTTTATTAATAAAATATGCGAATGCTAGTGGGACGAATCGCTCCTGTAAATTAATTGTTAATGGGATTGCATTTAAAGACTTAGACTTTACGTCTCATTTTGAAGATTGGCACTATTACTGGGTGGAGAGGATTACTATACATCTTAATGCAGGTATTAATACTATTAGACTATTAGCGACTACTTCTATTGGGGGACCAAATATAGATAATATAGCAGTATCTAATGATAACGGGCTTTGTGGACCAACGGGAAGTAAATATCATGTTAAAGATTATGGAGCAAAAGGCGATGGTAAAACAAATGATACTCAAGCCATACAAGCAGCTGTAGACGCCTGTTCTGATGGCGGTTCTGTAATTCTATCAGATGGAACTTATATGTCTGGGCAAATAAAATTAAAATCAAACATGACCTTATGGGTTGATCGTTCTGCAATACTTAAAGGAATTCAGGATAATTCCATGTATCCCGCCATAGAGCCGCATGCAGATAATGCAAATGTTTGGTTACCTGGCATTCTTGGAGGTGGCGGTTGGGAACTTAAGGAAGCTTTTGTATATGCTGAGGGTGCGCACAATCTTACAATTGCAGGCGGCGGCATTATTGATGGCAATGGAGATTGTCCTATATGGGATCATACCAAAGATGAAACACTGCGGCCAATGGCTTTATATGTTGCCTATTCTAATAATGTCAAAGTTGCTAATATCGATATCGTGAACAGTGCCATGTGGAACTTTGTTATCTTAGAATGTGATACCGTAAGGGTTGATGGAATCAATATTAATACTTCTACCTATGGAGTTAATAAAGATGGTATAGATATTTGCGATTCCCATGAAGTTAGCATTACGAATAGTACAATATTATGCCAGGACGATGCAATTTGTCCTAAAAGTGGTTCTGCCAAAGGAGTACATAATATGCGTATCAATAATATTACGATAAATGGTACCACAGGCAATAAGATAAAATTCGGCACCTTAACTTATGGAGCATTTACGAATTGTTTACTTCAGGATATTGCAATTAATGGATCAGGAAGAAGTGGTTTATGTGCTATTTCATTGCAAGGATTAGATGGTGCCAACTTTTCTAATATTACTTTTGATAAGATAAATTTGCAAACTTCCGCAAATGCGTTTTTCCTACTGCATGCTGCTGGAAAACGAGGCCATAGACCTAAAAATGCTCCTTCTAGAATAGGGAGTATTAGTAATATTCAATTTTCTAATTTAGATTTTAGAAATATTACGGAAAATGTTGGCAGTTGCATCAGTGGTATAAAGTTAGAAGCCTCCATTTATAAAATAAAGGATATCACATTCAATAATGTAAAAGTACATTCATTTAAAGGTGGCGTAACTTCTATTCCTAAAACACCAAATGAATACAACGGAAATTATCCCGAATACAGTGTTTTTGGAATACTTCCTGCATGGGGATATTACATAAGATATGCTGAGCGGATTAATTTTATAAATTCTAGTCAGACAGTTATTCCAACAGATAAAAGACCGGCAATCGTTAGAGTTGAATAA
- a CDS encoding sigma-70 family RNA polymerase sigma factor: MIDNSDELLLVDWQNGDEKAFRLFYDLHFMNSIKNVYYKTGDFHLSEEIVQDAFLSFYNNKIKITKTPLLYLNSILKNKIVDHYRKKVQPIIYGEIKDIKNEFSKDSISENFNFQHLSSRLNKALDTLPTQTKNVFILSREEQLSHKEISDKLGISLKTVEYHITKAMKILKKGIDYNLLLFIYFINNIL; the protein is encoded by the coding sequence ATGATAGATAATTCAGATGAACTATTACTAGTTGATTGGCAAAATGGTGATGAAAAAGCATTTAGATTATTTTATGATTTACATTTTATGAATTCTATTAAAAATGTATATTACAAAACTGGCGATTTTCATTTATCAGAGGAAATTGTTCAAGACGCATTCTTATCCTTTTACAATAATAAAATTAAGATAACCAAAACACCTTTATTATATCTTAATTCGATATTAAAAAATAAAATCGTTGATCATTATCGAAAAAAAGTACAACCTATTATATATGGAGAAATTAAAGATATAAAAAATGAGTTTAGTAAAGATTCCATAAGTGAAAATTTTAACTTTCAACATCTTAGCTCTAGACTAAATAAAGCATTGGATACTTTACCCACTCAAACAAAAAATGTTTTTATATTAAGTAGAGAGGAACAATTGTCCCATAAAGAAATTTCTGACAAATTAGGTATTTCTTTGAAAACAGTTGAATATCACATAACTAAAGCAATGAAAATATTAAAAAAAGGTATAGACTATAATTTACTATTATTTATTTATTTTATCAATAATATTTTATAG
- a CDS encoding glycoside hydrolase family 43 protein, giving the protein MKTIFRFILPLGVLGIVTCSKNNSSSQNVIIDSSNIFMADPTMFYQDGKYYLSGTYEPDTRDGIRIFSSDNMHSFSNAGNKIVLKNGAAYGTDLYWAPQFWSNNGQANLLYTANEHIAYATSSSIDGPFSGQNKPIIADRKNIDPFLYTDDDGKKYLFHVEFPDGTNRIYTALLNDDNSGIDESSNKVSISPTERWETVMGKVTEGPTVLKHNGVYYLIYSANDFRSQSYAVGYATSTSITGPWIKYSNNPILSKENTGYSGTGHGDVFTGADNQMYYIFHTHNSDSAVTPRKTAITRMFFEKNPAGGPDILKMAIDEIFFPKVSIHN; this is encoded by the coding sequence ATGAAAACAATTTTTCGATTTATTTTGCCACTAGGTGTTTTAGGGATCGTTACTTGTTCTAAAAATAATTCCAGTTCTCAAAATGTGATAATAGATAGTTCTAATATTTTCATGGCAGACCCTACAATGTTTTACCAAGATGGAAAATATTATTTAAGTGGCACTTATGAACCAGACACTAGAGATGGAATACGTATTTTTAGTTCGGATAATATGCATTCATTTTCCAATGCTGGTAATAAAATTGTTTTGAAAAATGGGGCTGCTTATGGAACTGATCTATATTGGGCTCCACAATTCTGGAGCAATAATGGTCAAGCAAATCTATTATATACAGCAAATGAGCATATTGCATATGCTACTTCCTCCTCTATAGACGGCCCGTTTTCTGGACAGAATAAACCAATTATTGCCGATAGAAAAAATATTGATCCATTTTTGTATACCGATGACGATGGAAAGAAATATCTATTTCATGTTGAATTTCCTGATGGAACCAATCGGATATATACCGCTTTATTAAATGATGATAATAGTGGTATAGATGAATCTTCTAACAAAGTGAGTATATCTCCAACGGAGCGTTGGGAGACCGTAATGGGAAAAGTTACGGAAGGACCAACCGTATTAAAACACAATGGTGTGTATTATTTAATATATTCTGCAAATGATTTTAGAAGCCAATCCTATGCTGTAGGTTATGCTACTAGTACAAGTATTACAGGTCCTTGGATAAAATATAGTAACAATCCTATTTTAAGTAAGGAGAATACAGGATATTCAGGTACTGGGCACGGAGATGTATTCACTGGTGCGGACAATCAAATGTACTATATATTTCATACTCATAATTCGGACTCCGCAGTTACACCAAGAAAAACAGCTATCACCAGAATGTTTTTTGAAAAAAATCCGGCAGGAGGTCCTGATATATTAAAAATGGCCATAGATGAAATATTTTTTCCTAAAGTTAGTATTCATAATTAA
- a CDS encoding glycoside hydrolase family 2 TIM barrel-domain containing protein, with translation MKKIVISIFSILWGIVLFAQNNENRWSESQAKSWYEKTGWLSGCNFIPSTAINQLEMWQSESFDTATIDRELGWAHSIGFNSMRVFLHHALWQQDAKSFKQRIDQYLSISTKNQIKTIFVFFDDCWNESYHLGTQPAPKLGVHNSGWVRDPGGLLYQEPLLVDTLRNYVVDILNTFKDDARIALWDLYNEAGNSNYKLKSLPLLKKVFDWSRTVTLSQPVSSGVWNPELKEINTFILQNSDIVTYHDYQAKEKHLITIDTLKKYNRPMVCTEYMARRNNSTFKELLPILKENHIGAINWGLVAGKTNTIFAWDTPIKDGKEPKLWFHDIFRANGTPYKKDEIEVIKKYTLED, from the coding sequence ATGAAAAAAATTGTAATCAGTATATTCAGTATACTATGGGGTATTGTGTTGTTTGCACAAAATAATGAAAATCGTTGGTCCGAAAGTCAAGCTAAAAGTTGGTATGAAAAAACCGGATGGCTTTCGGGATGTAATTTTATTCCTAGTACCGCTATTAATCAGTTAGAGATGTGGCAATCTGAATCCTTTGATACTGCCACGATTGATCGAGAACTTGGATGGGCTCATAGTATTGGATTTAATAGTATGCGCGTATTTTTACATCATGCACTTTGGCAACAAGACGCAAAGAGTTTTAAACAAAGAATTGATCAATATTTAAGTATTTCAACTAAAAATCAAATTAAAACCATATTTGTTTTTTTTGATGATTGTTGGAATGAATCTTATCATTTAGGCACGCAGCCTGCTCCTAAATTAGGTGTTCATAATTCAGGCTGGGTTAGAGATCCTGGTGGGTTATTATATCAAGAGCCTTTGTTAGTTGATACTCTACGTAACTATGTAGTTGATATTTTAAATACATTTAAAGATGATGCTCGAATTGCATTATGGGATCTCTATAATGAGGCAGGTAATTCAAACTATAAATTAAAAAGTTTGCCACTATTAAAAAAGGTATTTGATTGGTCTCGTACTGTAACACTATCTCAACCAGTATCTTCTGGAGTTTGGAATCCTGAATTGAAAGAAATTAATACATTTATTTTGCAAAATTCAGATATTGTTACATATCATGACTATCAGGCTAAAGAAAAACACTTGATAACTATTGATACCTTAAAAAAATACAATCGACCAATGGTCTGCACAGAGTATATGGCGAGACGAAATAATAGTACATTTAAAGAATTATTACCAATTTTAAAAGAAAATCATATTGGAGCAATTAATTGGGGTTTAGTTGCAGGTAAAACAAATACAATTTTTGCATGGGATACCCCTATAAAAGATGGAAAAGAACCCAAACTATGGTTTCACGATATTTTCCGTGCCAATGGAACCCCATACAAAAAAGATGAAATTGAGGTAATAAAAAAATATACTTTAGAGGATTAA
- a CDS encoding glycoside hydrolase family 43 protein translates to MNILISSKISKVFLLVSLLLLNKPMFGQQHSKKYFTNPIASSGADPYVFLYKGFYYYTQTEGNKISLWKMDNMGSMASAEKKVIWEALSEITEYSREIWAPEVMNIDGKWYAYFSADDGDNNHHRIFILQNNSDDPFNGAWEFKGKLNLADDKWAIDADVFYFNKQLYVIWSGWEGNTNEQQNIYISKLLDPLTPDTQRVCISKPELSWETNGDLLPNSVPNHVSVNEGPQALVHNEKLFIIYSASACWTDTYCLGMLAFNGNDLLDKNQWTKNPSPVFSQSLQNGVYATGHNSFFSSKDGKENWILYHANSNPQDGCGNKRSPRMQKYTWDANGFPKFGIPVPKGKQLLSPSEN, encoded by the coding sequence ATGAATATTTTAATTTCTAGCAAAATATCAAAAGTATTTTTACTAGTTTCTCTTTTGTTATTGAATAAACCGATGTTTGGTCAGCAGCATAGTAAAAAATACTTTACCAATCCTATTGCATCATCTGGAGCAGATCCTTATGTTTTTTTGTATAAGGGTTTTTATTACTATACTCAGACGGAAGGGAATAAAATCAGTTTATGGAAAATGGACAATATGGGATCTATGGCTAGTGCTGAGAAAAAAGTAATATGGGAAGCTCTATCAGAGATTACTGAGTATTCAAGAGAGATTTGGGCTCCTGAAGTGATGAATATTGATGGTAAATGGTATGCTTATTTCTCAGCAGATGATGGAGATAATAATCATCATCGAATTTTCATATTGCAAAATAATTCAGACGATCCATTTAATGGTGCTTGGGAATTTAAGGGTAAATTAAATCTTGCGGATGATAAATGGGCTATAGATGCTGATGTATTTTACTTTAATAAACAACTCTATGTTATATGGTCAGGATGGGAAGGGAATACCAATGAACAACAAAATATTTATATAAGTAAATTATTGGATCCTTTAACACCAGATACTCAAAGAGTATGCATAAGCAAGCCAGAATTGAGTTGGGAAACAAATGGAGATTTACTACCCAATTCAGTTCCAAATCATGTAAGCGTTAATGAAGGTCCACAAGCTTTAGTTCATAATGAAAAATTATTTATTATTTATTCTGCTAGTGCCTGTTGGACTGATACTTATTGTCTTGGTATGCTTGCTTTTAATGGTAACGATTTATTGGATAAGAATCAATGGACAAAAAATCCCTCTCCAGTATTTTCACAATCCTTGCAAAATGGAGTTTATGCTACAGGGCATAATTCCTTTTTTAGTTCAAAAGATGGAAAGGAAAATTGGATTCTTTATCATGCGAATAGTAATCCGCAAGATGGGTGTGGTAATAAACGTTCACCTCGAATGCAAAAGTATACTTGGGATGCAAATGGATTTCCTAAGTTCGGGATTCCAGTACCTAAAGGAAAACAATTATTAAGTCCTTCGGAAAATTAG
- a CDS encoding FecR family protein, with translation MTDSDLIKLLEKYKNKDCTNDELILIDHWYKLLNEGKDKQLPTNVFLNEKKYIDEQFSLLEQKIKGNIHQTKSRRYFSIFDYRNKLFKAVAATVFLGIMLFFLWKKYNAVSNKDIRLIENIVQGNNREIKKIILPDKSIVWLKGKSKLSFPSVFIDSIRSVSLDGEALFEVSKDKTHPFVIHSGRFLTRVLGTSFNLKVDSTSNTLNLVVLTGKVMVTQLDKVKNNIKPIYITPGKGLYATINGRSNTYNVKFIANITQKKIIDGTEYDMNFENLSFDIIKKRIENKFNVSINANDELYKNCFISADLTDQSLDNSLKILSIVLGANYSIKNKYINITGGGCN, from the coding sequence GTGACAGACTCAGATTTAATAAAACTATTAGAAAAGTACAAAAATAAGGATTGTACAAATGATGAATTAATATTAATAGATCATTGGTATAAGCTGTTAAATGAAGGAAAAGATAAACAACTACCCACAAACGTATTTTTAAATGAGAAAAAATACATAGATGAGCAGTTTAGTTTATTAGAACAAAAAATAAAAGGGAATATTCATCAAACTAAGAGTCGTAGATATTTTTCGATTTTTGACTATAGAAATAAATTATTTAAAGCCGTTGCTGCAACAGTTTTTTTAGGAATAATGCTATTTTTCTTATGGAAAAAATACAATGCCGTATCTAATAAAGATATACGTTTAATTGAAAATATTGTACAGGGAAACAATAGAGAGATAAAAAAAATTATTCTACCTGATAAATCTATTGTGTGGTTAAAAGGAAAATCAAAATTATCTTTTCCAAGTGTTTTTATTGATAGTATACGTTCAGTTTCTTTAGACGGGGAAGCGTTATTTGAAGTGAGCAAAGACAAAACACATCCTTTTGTTATACATAGTGGAAGATTTCTTACTCGTGTATTAGGGACTAGTTTCAATTTAAAAGTAGATTCTACTAGTAATACTTTAAATCTTGTTGTTCTCACTGGTAAGGTAATGGTAACTCAATTAGACAAAGTAAAAAATAATATTAAGCCTATATATATAACTCCTGGTAAGGGATTATATGCAACTATTAATGGACGCAGTAATACGTATAACGTAAAATTTATAGCAAATATCACACAAAAGAAAATCATTGATGGTACTGAATATGATATGAACTTTGAAAACTTATCTTTTGATATTATTAAAAAGCGAATTGAGAATAAATTCAATGTTTCCATAAATGCCAATGATGAACTCTATAAAAACTGTTTTATCTCAGCTGATTTAACAGATCAGTCTTTGGATAATAGTTTAAAAATACTATCCATCGTATTGGGGGCCAATTATTCCATAAAAAATAAATATATAAATATTACAGGAGGAGGCTGTAACTAA